Proteins co-encoded in one Candidatus Limnocylindrales bacterium genomic window:
- a CDS encoding HNH endonuclease signature motif containing protein, translated as MTTTRFGRQLWRVMIDLASRMHGQDVPAWRVAEAVAGEATSWPYCDPPGPQPPPPPRPGQRREAFVKAFEALHGTCEGFGWVRPPQRPAVVFELDRLLVGLADADAFEIDARLRIAREAMQRIDAQLATTLRRIADGRLHQRMGFADLRLYAEARLGMCGSKAMALVRLDRECAYKSPLLLQAYRDGRVGWLAATALLRVIGRNHEQAWIERARKVTLRRLSADISWALDRADDDRGDAFQPPPPLDLDVTADALGRIDEANVQMRAHTQADMESFSRRVGSRIGILMPASVASLLEDAIEGCRRAIEPRWRSFERILAHAYLTWTSLPQHEDPLFARDSYRCQVPGCSRRGMLHRHHVWFRSLGGPDFSWNLTCVCEEHHGDFIHRGFIRVDGCAPDGLIWELGCRAGKPPLMRLRGDVYLWKARASEAGNAQMEAAR; from the coding sequence ATGACAACCACGCGCTTTGGCCGGCAGCTCTGGCGCGTGATGATCGATCTCGCCTCCCGGATGCACGGCCAGGACGTTCCGGCATGGCGCGTTGCCGAAGCCGTTGCCGGCGAGGCGACGAGCTGGCCGTATTGCGACCCGCCTGGGCCCCAGCCTCCGCCGCCTCCGCGCCCGGGCCAGCGCAGAGAGGCCTTCGTCAAAGCCTTCGAAGCTCTCCACGGTACCTGCGAGGGGTTCGGCTGGGTGCGGCCGCCGCAAAGGCCAGCCGTCGTCTTCGAACTCGACCGACTGCTCGTTGGCCTGGCCGACGCCGACGCCTTCGAGATCGACGCCCGCCTGCGCATTGCCCGCGAGGCGATGCAGCGCATCGATGCACAGCTCGCCACAACTCTGCGCAGGATCGCCGACGGTCGGCTGCACCAGAGAATGGGCTTCGCCGATCTTCGGCTGTACGCGGAAGCGCGCCTCGGCATGTGCGGCAGCAAGGCCATGGCTCTTGTCCGCCTCGATCGCGAGTGCGCGTACAAGTCGCCGCTTCTACTGCAGGCCTACCGCGACGGGCGCGTCGGCTGGCTGGCCGCCACCGCGCTGCTGCGCGTGATCGGCAGGAACCATGAGCAGGCCTGGATCGAGCGCGCACGGAAGGTGACGCTGCGGCGGCTGAGCGCCGACATCAGCTGGGCGCTCGACCGCGCCGACGACGACCGCGGCGATGCTTTCCAGCCCCCGCCGCCGCTGGACCTGGACGTGACGGCCGACGCGCTCGGTCGCATCGATGAGGCCAACGTCCAGATGCGTGCGCACACGCAGGCCGACATGGAGAGCTTCAGCCGCCGCGTCGGCTCCCGAATTGGAATACTGATGCCTGCCAGCGTTGCCTCACTCCTCGAGGACGCCATCGAAGGGTGCCGCCGGGCCATCGAGCCCCGTTGGCGAAGCTTCGAACGAATTCTTGCGCACGCCTATCTGACCTGGACCTCACTGCCGCAGCACGAAGACCCGCTGTTCGCGCGCGACAGCTACCGCTGTCAGGTCCCCGGCTGCAGCCGGCGCGGCATGCTGCACCGGCATCACGTCTGGTTCCGCTCTCTTGGCGGCCCCGACTTCAGCTGGAATCTGACGTGCGTGTGCGAGGAGCACCACGGCGACTTCATCCACCGCGGCTTCATTCGCGTCGACGGCTGCGCGCCCGACGGCCTGATCTGGGAGCTCGGCTGCCGCGCCGGCAAGCCGCCGCTCATGCGGCTGCGTGGGGATGTGTACCTGTGGAAGGCACGGGCGAGTGAAGCCGGAAACGCGCAAATGGAGGCCGCAAGGTGA